The proteins below come from a single Myripristis murdjan chromosome 10, fMyrMur1.1, whole genome shotgun sequence genomic window:
- the prss23 gene encoding serine protease 23, translating to MTPHQNSLLAHLFTSLLLLQLLLPLSLSFLHPPHHQPVHIPSLVPHAPLPLTRSRFSAQTQLDFSTHCNSSCLHRGEQEAGGEQLTEKLAFETLYSDGSRTLTTVDVEGDDELEGTAIPFVQPSSKRGPRIKLRHKRMRRQIYGADGRFNIRGDHFLLDYPFSTAVRISTGCTGVLVSQQHVLTAAHCVHDGKDYVKGARKLRVGFLTPPSSINGTKTDHTSAKKPLVRWVRVKRTRVPKGWIQGPQEVSMDFDYALLELRWPHRRPFMRLSVAPSSEDLAGKRIHFSGFDSDRPGELVYRFCPVEDESNDLIYQHCDARPGASGSGVYGRVWDNTLERWERKVIGIFSGHQWLEIDGENRDYNVAVRFTPLKFAQICYWVHGNQLDCNQD from the coding sequence ATGACGCCACATCAGAACTCCCTCCTGGCTCACCTCTTCACGtcgctcctgctcctccagctcctcttgcCCCTCTCCCTGTCATTTCTGCACCCGCCTCACCACCAGCCCGTCCACATACCATCACTGGTGCCCCATGCACCCCTGCCTCTCACCCGCTCTCGCTTCAGTGCTCAGACTCAGCTGGATTTCTCCACCCACTGCAACTCCAGCTGCCTCCACAGAGGCGAGCAGGAGGCTGGCGGGGAACAGCTGACTGAGAAGCTGGCATTTGAGACCCTGTACTCTGACGGCTCCCGCACGCTCACTACAGTGGATGTGGAGGGTGACGATGAGCTGGAAGGCACTGCAATTCCCTTTGTTCAGCCTTCATCAAAGAGAGGACCCAGAATTAAGCTCAGACATAAGCGTATGAGACGGCAGATCTACGGGGCTGATGGGCGCTTCAACATCCGGGGCGACCACTTCCTGTTGGACTACCCTTTCTCCACAGCAGTGCGGATCTCCACAGGCTGCACCGGGGTCCTTGTGTCACAGCAGCATGTCCTAACAGCTGCCCACTGTGTGCACGACGGAAAGGATTATGTCAAGGGGGCGCGTAAACTCAGGGTGGGCTTCCTGacccctccttcctccatcaACGGCACCAAAACCGATCACACCTCTGCCAAGAAGCCTCTGGTGCGCTGGGTCAGGGTTAAACGTACCCGGGTACCAAAGGGCTGGATCCAGGGCCCCCAGGAGGTCAGCATGGACTTTGATTACGCCCTGCTGGAGCTGCGCTGGCCACACCGCCGCCCCTTCATGCGTCTCTCTGTAGCCCCCTCCTCCGAGGATCTGGCAGGGAAGCGGATCCACTTCTCTGGATTTGACAGTGACCGACCCGGGGAGCTGGTGTACCGGTTCTGTCCAGTGGAGGACGAGTCTAACGACCTGATCTATCAGCACTGTGACGCCCGGCCTGGGGCCAGTGGCTCCGGGGTGTACGGACGGGTATGGGACAATACGCTAGAGCGCTGGGAGAGGAAGGTCATCGGCATTTTCTCTGGACACCAGTGGCTCGAGATTGATGGGGAGAACCGGGATTACAATGTGGCCGTCCGTTTCACTCCACTTAAGTTTGCTCAGATTTGTTACTGGGTGCATGGCAACCAGCTAGACTGTAATCAGGACTAA
- the cfl1 gene encoding cofilin-1, which produces MASGVKVTDEVVAVFNDMKVRKAQVNEDEKKKRKKAVMFCISKDNKNIILEDGREILLGDLGTTVQDPYLHFVKMLPADDCRYALYDATYETKETKKEDLVFIFWAPDNAPLKSKMIYASSKDAIKKKFTGIKHEWQVNGLEDIKDRRTLAEKLGGSSVITLEGCPL; this is translated from the exons ATG GCCTCCGGGGTAAAAGTGACAGATGAAGTGGTTGCAGTCTTCAATGACATGAAGGTGCGCAAGGCTCAGGTAAATgaggatgagaagaagaagaggaagaaggccGTTATGTTCTGTATCAGCAAGGACAATAAGAACATTATTCTGGAGGATGGCCGAGAGATCCTGCTGGGAGACTTGGGCACCACCGTCCAGGACCCCTACCTGCACTTTGTAAAGATGCTGCCCGCAGACGACTGCCGCTATGCGCTCTATGACGCCACCTATGAGACCAAGGAAACCAAGAAGGAGGACCTGGTCTTCATCTTCTG GGCCCCAGATAATGCTCCATTGAAGAGCAAGATGATCTACGCCAGCTCAAAAGATGCTATCAAGAAGAAATTCACAG GTATCAAGCATGAGTGGCAGGTGAACGGTTTGGAGGACATCAAAGATCGGCGCACCCTCGCTGAGAAGCTGGGCGGCTCATCGGTAATCACCCTGGAAGGATGCCCTCTATAA